The proteins below are encoded in one region of Helianthus annuus cultivar XRQ/B chromosome 2, HanXRQr2.0-SUNRISE, whole genome shotgun sequence:
- the LOC110918845 gene encoding phosphatidylinositol-3-phosphatase SAC1, with translation MAKGGSEEGESWCYSLEKFNLYETRARYYLIGSDRNKRFFRVLKIDRMEPSDLNISQDPVVYPPQEVKSLLHRIAEGNRATGGCIFVNKVYGIAGCIKFLESYYLILVTKRKQIGSICGHAIYSIQETQILTIPHVSVQTDLAHSKTELRYKKLLSSVDLTKDFYYSYTYPIMRSLQKNVLSNGNEGMPYDDIFVWNAFLTQPIRSRCHNTIWTIALVHGNFKQVRLSVFGRDFSIALLSKRSRHFAGTRYLKRGVNDRGRVANDVETEQIVLDEEAGSFKGKMSSVVQMRGSIPLFWSQEASRLSPKPDIILQRYDPTYEATKLHFEDLEKRYGNPLIVLNLIKTVEKRPREMMLRREFANAVGYLNQILPEESQLRFIHWDFHKFAKSKSANILGVLAGVAGEALDLTGFYYSGKPAVVKKKSIQLSRTSTARDSSLKDLRNGSGDLSNSDTMMKQEKKTIKKYNNSNNGPQFQSGVLRTNCIDCLDRTNVAQYAYGLAALGRQLHAMGLTDDPKLDQDSSIAAALMDMYLSMGDALAHQYGGSAAHNTVFTERQGKWKATTQSREFLKSIKRYYSNAYTDGEKQDAINLFLGYFQPQDGKPALWELDSDYYLHVSGIGDDLVPEGYSPSDAEPVGMGRSLTPIAACKEDFSKMKLTSFSKLIEKTCGSIKNVRLCSELGHKPGNSGMAPDAVEIQLRSPNWLFGQKKFEESSSTVKVAPDELGREEDEKKFDELCDPNWISSANDTNQEDVFQSYLAMTSIDEANGWYGGTLLTEQDENSEVYSHYAHFCQNPAMEPFQNDSEKEKHYEEVLHSVTVIDDVEGEMEAAVTEYEVIGLDLGICPKAFNALAVDPTHLTRWMIGEHRLNKV, from the exons ATGGCGAAGGGGGGCAGTGAGGAGGGTGAAAGTTGGTGCTACTCCCTGGAGAAATTCAATCTGTACGAGACTAGGGCCCGGTACTATCTCATCGGCAGTGATCGGAACAAGCGATTCTTCCGAGTCCTCAAAATTGATCGAATGGAACCCTCCGATCTTAACATAAGCCAAGATCCAGTCGTCTATCCTCCTCAAGAGGTCAAGAGCCTGCTTCACCGGATTGCCGAGGGCAATCGAGCCACGGGTGGCTGTATCTTCGTCAACAAGGTTTACGGCATCGCCGGTTGTATTAAGTTCTTGGAGTCTTATTATTTGATTTTGGTTACCAAGCGTAAGCAGATTGGCTCTATCTGTGGTCATGCCATCTACAGCATCCAAGAGACCCAAATTCTTACAATTCCACATGTCTCTGTGCAGACCGATCTTGCTCATTCCAAAACCGAGCTCAG GTATAAGAAGCTGTTATCCAGTGTGGATTTGACAAAAGATTTTTACTATAGTTACACGTATCCTATAATGCGAAGTTTGCAAAAAAATGTCTTATCCAATGGTAATGAAGGGATGCCATATGATGACATATTTGTGTGGAATGCTTTTCTAACACAACCAATTCGATCAAGATGCCATAACACTATCTGGACTATTGCTCTCGTTCATGGAAATTTTAAGCAG GTACGACTATCGGTTTTTGGAAGAGACTTCAGTATTGCACTCTTGTCCAAGAGATCTCGCCACTTTGCTGGGACACG TTACTTGAAAAGGGGAGTGAATGATAGAGGTAGGGTTGCAAATGATGTTGAGACGGAGCAAATTGTTCTTGATGAAGAAGCGGGATCATTCAAAGGGAAAATGAGTTCTGTTGTGCAAATGAGGGGCTCAATTCCCCTGTTTTGGTCACAAGAAGCTTCACGGTTAAGTCCAAAACCTGATATCATAT TGCAAAGATATGATCCTACATATGAGGCAACCAAACTTCACTTTGAAGATCTGGAAAAGAGATATGGCAATCCACTTATCGTGCTTAACCTGATCAAG ACTGTGGAGAAAAGGCCAAGAGAAATGATGTTACGGCGTGAATTCGCGAATGCAGTTGGGTATCTAAACCAGATACTTCCAGAAGAAAGTCAGCTTAGGTTTATCCACTGGGATTTTCACAAGTTTGCAAAGAGCAAATCGGCTAACATCTTGGGTGTTTTGGCTGGTGTTGCTGGTGAGGCTTTGGATTTGACAGGCTTCTATTATAGTGGAAAGCCAGCTGTTGTTAAAAAGAAATCAATCCAACTCAGTAGGACAAGTACTGCCAG GGATTCTTCTCTTAAAGATCTGAGAAATGGTTCAGGGGATCTGAGTAATAGTGATACGATGATGAAACAAGAGAAGAAGACTATTAAGAAATACAATAACAGCAACAATGGTCCACAGTTCCAAAGTGGAGTATTAAGAACAAATTGCATTGATTGTTTAGACCGTACAAATGTCGCACAATATGCATATGGTTTAGCCGCCTTAGGGCGCCAACTCCATGCCATGGGATTAACAGATGATCCAAAACTGGATCAGGATAGCAGTATTGCTGCTGCTCTTATGGATATGTACCTAAGCATGGGTGATGCTCTTGCACACCAGTATGGTGGTTCTGCTGCTCACAACACT GTATTCACGGAGAGGCAAGGAAAGTGGAAAGCTACAACACAATCTAGAGAATTTTTGAAATCTATCAAACGTTACTACAGCAATGCTTATACAGATGGTGAAAAACAAGATGCTATTAATTT ATTTTTGGGCTACTTTCAGCCACAGGATGGAAAGCCAGCACTTTGGGAACTTGATTCTGATTATTATCTTCATGTATCTGGGATAGGGGATGACCTAGTCCCAGAAGGCTA TTCACCTAGTGATGCTGAACCCGTAGGCATGGGGCGTTCTCTGACACCTATTGCAGCATGCAAAGAGGACTTTTCAAAGATGAAACTGACATCATTTTCGAAATTGATAGAAAAAACTTGTGGTTCAATAAAGAATGTTAGGCTTTGTAGTGAACTAGGTCACAAACCTGGAAATTCTGGGATGGCACCTGATGCAGT TGAAATACAACTGAGAAGTCCAAACTGGCTTTTTGGGCAGAAGAAGTTTGAAGAAAGTAGTTCTACAGTGAAAGTGGCGCCAGATGAACTAGGGCGTGAAGAAGATGAGAAGAAATTTGATGAATTATGTGACCCCAATTGGATTTCTTCCGCTAATGACACTAATCAGGAGGATGTATTTCAAAG TTATCTTGCAATGACTTCAATAGACGAAGCCAATGGTTGGTACGGTGGTACCTTGCTTACTGAGCAAGATGAAAACAGCGAGGTTTATAGTCACTATGCTCACTTTTGTCAG AACCCAGCGATGGAACCTTTCCAAAATGACAGTGAGAAAGAGAAGCATTATGAGGAGGTTCTTCATTCAGTGACAGTTATAGATGATGTGGAAGGTGAGATGGAAGCAGCAGTGACGGAATACGAGGTAATCGGGTTGGATCTTGGGATCTGCCCCAAGGCATTCAATGCTCTTGCCGTTGACCCGACTCACTTGACCAGGTGGATGATTGGAGAACACAGGCTCAACAAGGTCTAA
- the LOC110918852 gene encoding protein PHOTOSYSTEM I ASSEMBLY 2, chloroplastic — protein MASHIPSLSSNPIIIILNRRGNITTQASKTTGFSLNSIFKKCETCGGQGAIDCAGCKGTGKNKKNGNIFERWKCYDCQGFGLKSCPSCGKGGLTPEQRGER, from the exons ATGGCTTCTCACATCCCTTCTCTCTCTTCCAATCCCATTATTATTATTCTGAATCGAAGAGGAAATATCACAACTCAGGCTTCAAAAACCACTGGTTTTTCACTTAACTCG ATTTTCAAGAAATGTGAAACCTGTGGAGGCCAAGGTGCCATCGACTGTGCTGGATGCAAG GGAACGGGAAAAAACAAGAAGAATGGGAATATATTCGAGCGTTGGAA ATGTTACGATTGCCAAGGATTTGGGTTAAAGAGCTGCCCAAGCTGCGGGAAGGGAGGCTTGACACCCGAACAAAGAGGCGAACGTTGA